Below is a genomic region from Ruania alba.
GCCGGGACCACCGGGATCTGCAGCTTGTAGTGCGGGAGGTCCCAGCGGGAGAAGTCCGGCAGGTCCCGACCGGTCAGTGCCACCGCGCGGGAGACCATCTCCCAGCCGATGCCGGCGATGATCTGCTCACCCCAGGCGTGGAACAGGCCCGGCAGTGCCACCCCGGCCACGGTGGTGGTGCCACCGAGGGCGCCGTTCTTCTCCACCAGCAGCGTGCGTGCGCCCGCGCGGGCGGACTGGACGGCGGCCGGGGCTCCGGCTGGTCCGCCGCCGATCACGACGACGTCGTAGCGCTCGGTCATCGTTCCTCCTCGCCCTGCTGGACGGTGTCGGTTCTGGCGCCGAGCAGGGCAGAGAGGGTGTCCGCAGCGTCCAGCACGGCACTGCGCATCGCCTCCTGATGCGCCGGGGTGCTGCGCACTGACGGGTAGCCGATGCACAGCGCGGCGACGACCGCGCCGCTGTGGTCGCGCACCGGGGCGGCCACCCCGCAGACGCCGGCCGCCTCCTCCTCGACGTTGGTGGCGAAGCCCTGCTGCCGGACGGCGCTGACGAGGGCGGCGAGCTGTGCCTTGGACTCAGACACGTTGGACCGCCAGGGCGCCGATGTGAGCAAGTGGTCGCGTCGCGCATCATCGAGCTCGGCGAAGAGCACCTTGCCCGCTGCGGTGTGGAAGGGCACGGTCGCCGTCGCGGTGTCGAATCGCGCCACCGTCGGATTGATGTTCAGCAACTGCCGGCTCACCAGCACCGCCAGGTCTACGCGATGCCCGTCCTTGAGTACGGACAGGTGCACGGTCTCGTCGGTCTTCTCCCACAGCTCGCGCAGCACCGGCGTGGCCACCGAGGCGAGGTCGGTCTGCTCCACGTAGGCGCGGTTCAGCTCGAAGAAGGTCGGGCCGAGCAGGTAGTGGCGCTCCGGGTCCCGTTGGCGTACCAAGCCGTGGGTGGCCAGGGCGCTCAGCAGTGTGCGGGCCGTGGACGGTCGCAGACCGGCGGACGCCGTCAGTGACTTCAGGGCGAGCCCTCCGGGACCGGCCTGTGCGATGGCGCGCAGCATGGCCACCGACCGGTCGATCACCTGGATCGAGCTGCGGGCTGCCTGCGGGGTGCTCTGCGTATCGGGATCGTCCATGACCTACCTGTCGAACGTCGTCGTTCATCGGACCAGCGCCGTGCGTGCGTTCGACAATATCGAACTACAGGCGACACTATGGCGCAAGTCGACGGTAACGGCTACCGTTCAATCGAGTCAACGTCGACCCGGCGGACCCGTTCCGCCCCTGGAAGGAAGCCGCCATGCGCTCGTCTGCCCCCACTCGCCGCATCGTCATCGGAAGCCTTGCTGCCGGAGCAGCAGGCGTCGCCACGACAGCTCTCGACACCCCCGCACGTGCGGAGGTCTCCCGGCCTGCGAACCAGACCAGTGGGCCGCTCCCACCGGTGTCTGCGCTGCCGGCGGGCGCCCCGGACCGCCAGGCATTCGCCCCCGAGGAACAGCGGCTCGCGTACTACCTGGTGACCCTCGCCGACATCGCGAACGACGTGGACGACTCCGACACCGAGCTACGGGGCTTCATCCACGGCGGCTGGTGGCGCTCCCCGGACGCCCCGTTCAACGCTCGCATCAGTGAGATGGTCTCGGTGTTCGCCTGGTTCGCGGCCAGCGAGCGCAGCTGGAACCCCTACACCGGTGATCCCGCCCTGGTGGCCCGCACCGATGCCGCGATCGGCTACTACCTCACACTGCAACACGAGGATGGCTCGTGGCCGGAGTACTCGGCCACCGAACACTCCCGCGCGGCCACCGCCTTCGCGCTCGGCTACCTGAGCAAGACGCTCGACCTGCTCCGTTCGGCCGACCTGCTGCCCGGCCGGCGGCCACAGATCACCGACGCGCTCCGGGCGGCGATGCGGTGGTTCCTGGACCCCGGCAACGGCGAGATCTGGCAGGACGAGCTGGTCGAGTTCGTGAACCAGCCGCTGGCGGGGGTTTCCGGTGCTGCCCGTGCGCTGAGCCTGGACCCGGACGCCGGGCTCGAGGCATTGCTCACGGACCGGATCGAGTTCATCGCCGACCATGGGCAGAGCCCGGCCGGGTTCCTCTACGAGCCCCGCGGGATGGACATCGCCTATAACCTCAACGTGGCGCTCACCGAGATCATTGAGATCCACCGGGAGACCGGTCGACCATCCCTGCTGCCGATGGTGCACCGGCTGGCCGACTGGTTCGGCTATGTCAACGTGCCCGAACCGGACGGGTCCGGCCTGGTCTCCTTCGCCTCGGGTGCGGCGCGGATCCCCATGTACTACCTGGACGCCGTTACTACCGACTTCCAGCAACGGGACGTTGGCTCGGTGCTGAGCCGGCAGGTGCCGGACCTGGCGTCCTTCTACACCACCGCCGAGGAGCGGGACCGGATCCGCGCCGAGTGGGCGGCATCGCCCGAGCCGGTGCCTCCGTTCGAACCCGGGCGGGCGAACCCGCGCATCCTCGCCAACGTCGCCTACGGCGAGCACTATCCGCGTGAGCAGGTGAAGGCGGCCGCATGGCGCCGGATCCCGGCGGTGCGCTCGCAGCGGTTCACCGAACTACGCACCGACCCGATGGACCAGCACTACCTGTTCGTCCGGCGGCCGGCGAGCTACCTGATGGCGTTCTTCGGCACCCGGCCGAACTCGGTGGTCCGGGCCGGGTTCGGGCTGCTCTGGCATCCGGAGGCCGGGGTGCTGATCCAGGGTGGGCAGAGCTCGAACACCGAGTGCTGGGCCACGGTGCTGCCGAACGGCGGCACCGACGGCGCATCGAATCTCACGCCCACCTGGTACGACGGGCCGGTGGCCGACGGCGGCGTGCTGGCGGATCCGACCGGACTGGAGACCGACCTGGGCGTGCGCTGGACCACCACCGGCGGGAACGTGACCGGCGAGGCCCTGATCAGTGACGCCGAGATCGTGCGGGAGATCTCCGCGACGATGGACGCCGTCGAGCAGGTGCCGCTGGTGCTGCTCCCGACCGACGGCGTGCGCTTCTCCGACGGCAGCACGCTCACCCACGGTGAGCCGGCCGAGGCGACGGCGACGTCTGTGACCATCACCAGGGACGCCGTCGTGCTGACGATCGACTGGGGCGATGCGACAGCGGTGACGGTGCAGCCCACCGCCCGCACCCTGTTCGCCGACGCGCGGCGGCGGGTGCACATGCTGCGCATCCCGCACGGCACGGCGGGAAGGGTCCGCTACACGCTCATGTGATCTGGTCGAGTCCCGCCGTCCGCGCTACTCTCGCTGCCCTCGGAAGGAGGCACGATGGCCCGGTTGGACGAGATCGTCGTGGACTGCCGTGCTGCCCCGGCCCTCGCGCGGTTCTGGGCGGAGGTGCTCGACGGGTATGCGGTGCGCCCCTACGACGACGCGGAGATCGCCCGATTGGCGGGCCTCGGCCTGACGCCCCAGACGGACCCGACGGTGGCCGTTGACGGCCCCGGCCCGACGCTGTTCTTCCAGGAGGTGCCCGAGCCGAAGTCGGGGAAGAACCGGCTCCACCTCGACGTCACGGCAGCGGACCGGCAGGCCGAGGTCACCCGGGTGCAGGTGCTCGGCGCCCGGGTGCTCGCCGAGCACCCGGGCTGGACCGTCCTCGCCGACCCGGAAGGGAACGAGTTCTGCATCTCCTCCCGGGGCGGCTGAGGCTTAGGACCGCACCAGCGAGCGCAGCGCCCGCACCGCCACCGACAGCGGCGCCAAGGTCGCGCGATCGAGTCCGGTGACCGCCGGCAACGCCTGTTCCGCACGTTCCAGCGCTGCTCCGGCGGTGGACTCCCACGCTGCGATCCGCGTCTGCGCGGTGTCCCCGGAGGTCGTGGAGGTCTGCACGGTGCGGGTCAGGTCCCGTAGGGTCGCGGTCAGGTCGTCCCGGAGCGCGGCCCGGGCCAGGGCGTCCCACCGGTCATCCAACCCGAGGGCAGCCACCTTGTTGAGCAGGTCGTCCGCCTCGAAACGCGCAGAGATCGCGAAGTACAAAGACGCCACGTCTTCCAGCGATTCCCCGCTCTCCGCAGCGATCTCCACCACGTCGAGCAGGGCGAGCGAAGGCAGCAGCGTGGCGGTCCGCTCGGCCAGGTCGGCCGGTACCCCGGACTCGGTCAGCTCGGCAGCCATCCGGTGGCACCGCTCGCCCTGTGCGCCCTGGAGCAGCCGGGGCAACTGCCCGACCAAGCGGCGCACCGACTCAGCGAAGGTGTCCACCTCTGCCGCCACGTCCACGGCGTCCGGGCGGCGCAGCACCAGCCAGCGCGAGCTGCGGTCGAGCA
It encodes:
- a CDS encoding IclR family transcriptional regulator gives rise to the protein MDDPDTQSTPQAARSSIQVIDRSVAMLRAIAQAGPGGLALKSLTASAGLRPSTARTLLSALATHGLVRQRDPERHYLLGPTFFELNRAYVEQTDLASVATPVLRELWEKTDETVHLSVLKDGHRVDLAVLVSRQLLNINPTVARFDTATATVPFHTAAGKVLFAELDDARRDHLLTSAPWRSNVSESKAQLAALVSAVRQQGFATNVEEEAAGVCGVAAPVRDHSGAVVAALCIGYPSVRSTPAHQEAMRSAVLDAADTLSALLGARTDTVQQGEEER
- a CDS encoding VOC family protein, with amino-acid sequence MARLDEIVVDCRAAPALARFWAEVLDGYAVRPYDDAEIARLAGLGLTPQTDPTVAVDGPGPTLFFQEVPEPKSGKNRLHLDVTAADRQAEVTRVQVLGARVLAEHPGWTVLADPEGNEFCISSRGG